AAGCGCGGAATAACGCTCGCGCTCTTGAGCAGCCCCCTCTTGGGGGCTGGTTCGACGATTGCCACGAGCTCACCCGTGGGCGGCACGATGGCAGCGGCAGGGAAGGCTTCGGGGTCAGACGCTTGAGACGCCTCAATCCACTGCCCGTGTCTGAGCGCTGTTGCTTCGCTCTCGCTTACGGCGTGAAGCGGCAAGAATGAGAGGGCGGCCTTGCCAAGCGGAGTGAGTGTGAGCGCCGCCGAAGGGTCCTCCGCGGCACGCGGCGCGTCTCGCTCGGGGATGAGCTGTGCCGCCTCAACGGTGAATCCGCCAACGCGCGTGCGCCTGAGCGCTGTGAGATGGCCGCCCACGCCGAGAGCTGCACCGAGGTCGCGTGCGAGAGCACGTATGTAGGTTCCCGAACTGCAGTCCACAACGCAGTCGACGTCGAGAAATCCTTCCGTCATGCGAGCCTCACGAATCTCGAAACGGTCCACCCGAATCGGGCGCGCGGCGAGCTCAACGCTCTCTCCCCCGCGTACGCGAGCGTACGAGCG
The window above is part of the Dermabacter vaginalis genome. Proteins encoded here:
- the truB gene encoding tRNA pseudouridine(55) synthase TruB, producing the protein MSKKHAGEGPHGFLLLDKPAGLTSHDLVARVRYHLNTRKVGHAGTLDPAATGLLLLGVGYGTKLLTYAVGLDKTYEATIRLGHATVTDDAEGEQVGQAAPENKLRAILDEYASLENAIADLTGDIAQVPSAVSAIKVNGVRSYARVRGGESVELAARPIRVDRFEIREARMTEGFLDVDCVVDCSSGTYIRALARDLGAALGVGGHLTALRRTRVGGFTVEAAQLIPERDAPRAAEDPSAALTLTPLGKAALSFLPLHAVSESEATALRHGQWIEASQASDPEAFPAAAIVPPTGELVAIVEPAPKRGLLKSASVIPRFSSAPVPRS